One genomic region from Bactrocera tryoni isolate S06 chromosome 3, CSIRO_BtryS06_freeze2, whole genome shotgun sequence encodes:
- the LOC120771060 gene encoding DNA polymerase interacting tetratricopeptide repeat-containing, protein of 47 kDa, with protein MADEKLDLQKTWTDEERLALAAKLDEELDAFIDGLEKKRYEEGWPEDRWQEEMDKHPFFMKKAPQPGDDVHPMFEGLQKLKYDPEENTAEELALNYKEDGNFYMKHKKFRTAIYSFSEGLKAKCDKPEVKSVLYNNRSAAHFFLKNYRSALMDAQKALEYNAEYAKSRWRAAQCAFYLDKFELCAQLCEELLKQDANNNEARDLLKRNKTKKLEIERDQRKEAAEAKKRIVSFQRLTEALKARDIKFDDIKNNKPITEELLRPKFLPLEDHPVHLDSDNETLVWPTAFSYPEFLFSDFQQQLSEHVVMEDCINDMFKEPLPCDKTNSYRPGNLNIYYENRKVGCVHKVDLNKTIKEILNEKGFFVTGGSLLFYVVPKNSQVEREFVNQQRRPLIYA; from the exons atggCTGATGAGAAATTGGATTTGCAGAAAACGTGGACAGATGAGGAGCGTTTAGCTTTGGCCGCAAAATTGGATGAGGAATTAGATGCGTTCATTGATGGTTTGGAGAAGAAACGCTATGAGGAAGGTTGGCCAGAGGATCGTTGGCAAGAA GAAATGGACAAGCATCCGTTCTTTATGAAAAAAGCACCGCAACCTGGCGACGATGTGCATCCCATGTTCGAGGGTCTGCAAAAGCTGAAGTACGATCCAGAGGAAAACACAGCGGAGGAACTGGCACTTAATTATAAGGAGGACGGCAATTTTTATAtgaagcataaaaaatttcgtaCTGCCATTTATAGTTTCTCGGAGGGCTTGAAAGCCAAATGTGATAAACCGGAAGTTAAATCTGTGCTATACAACAATCGTTCTGCTGCACATTTCTTTCTAAAAAATTACCG TTCGGCACTCATGGACGCGCAAAAGGCATTGGAATATAACGCAGAATATGCCAAATCGCGTTGGCGCGCGGCACAGTGTGCCTTTTATTTGGACAAGTTCGAACTATGTGCCCAATTATGTGAAGAGCTACTGAAACAAGATGCAAATAATAACGAAGCACGCGACTTGTTAAAAAGGAATAAAACGAAAAAG CTGGAAATTGAACGAGATCAACGCAAAGAAGCTGCAGAGGCAAAGAAACGCATTGTGAGCTTTCAACGGCTAACTGAAGCACTAAAGGCACGCGACATTAAATTcgatgatataaaaaataataaacccaTAACGGAGGAATTGTTGCGGCCAAAATTTCTGCCATTAGAAGATCATCCAGTTCATTTGGATAGTGACAATGAGACGCTTGTGTGGCCAACAGCCTTTTCATATCCAGAATTTTTATTTAGCGATTTTCAGCAACAGCTGTCGGAGCATGTGGT TATGGAAGATTGTATCAACGACATGTTTAAAGAGCCACTGCCATGTGACAAAACGAATAGCTATCGACCTGGCAATTTAAACATTTACTACGAGAACCGTAAAGTGGGATGCGTGCATAAAGtggatttaaataaaactataaaggAGATTCTAAACGAAAAGGG CTTCTTTGTTACTGGCGGCTCACTGCTGTTTTATGTTGTACCAAAGAATTCTCAGGTCGAGCGCGAATTCGTTAATCAACAAAGAAGACCATTGATTTATGCGTGA
- the LOC120771061 gene encoding lactosylceramide 4-alpha-galactosyltransferase isoform X2 has protein sequence MKQIIAKPRLKWILLFLLSLFVISWCLLYGSDINQTDIRYCFMNSFSASPTVSYAQQKYAQNKFDAGPHLLDDIMLTEPKPNASGRSIIFHETSCPNEKLRSRMQYLGSAPINMMDLTAREACAIESAALHNPGFSVFVLFASPAYRDYNNTPPVIEAILSYPNVHLRNLNIWTYAAGTPMYQWLKDGKLFRSSYVLSHLSDFLRYLTLWRWGGTYLDMDVVVLRSLEKLPPNYTGAESTTYLAAGVMNFAPDGFGHEIAEKCLRDFLLNFDGSDWGNNGPGVITRVMNDVCKTANIELMMNAKRCMGFHIMPREAFYAVPWKKWEYFFEAQYLTETLNLLRDSYIAHVWNKHSKQRHVKVGANVAYGILAEKHCPKVYAAAGEYF, from the exons atgaaacaaattataGCCAAACCCAGATTGAAATGGATACTCCTCTTCCTGCTATCGCTATTTGTAATAAGCTGGTGTCTACTTTATGGTTCAGACATAAATCAAACAGACATACGCTACTGTTTCATGAATAGCTTCAGTGCATCTCCAACAGTTTCATATgcacaacaaaaatatgcacaaaataaGTTTGATGCTGGTCCGCATCTCCTGGACGATATAATGCTTACGGAACCGAAACCAAATGCGAGCGGGCGTAGCATTATCTTTCACGAAACCAGTTGTCCAAATGAAAAACTACGTAGTAGGATGCAATACTTGGGCAGCGCACCAATTAATATGATGGATCTTACCGCACGGGAAGCATGTGCCATTGAATCGGCTGCATTACACAATCCTGGTTTTAgtgtttttgtactttttgcCAGTCCCGCTTACCGTGATTACAATAATACTCCCCCAGTGATAGAAGCGATACTCAGCTACCCAAATGTACATTTACGGAACCTAAATATATGGACTTATGCAGCTGGAACACCTATGTACCAGTGGTTAAAAGATGGGAAACTTTTTCGATCCAg TTATGTGCTATCACACCTTTCCGACTTTTTACGCTATTTAACACTATGGCGTTGGGGTGGCACTTATCTCGATATGGATGTCGTAGTGTTGCGTAGTTTAGAAAAATTGCCACCAAATTATACAGGAGCGGAATCAACAACATACCTCGCAGCAGGGGTAATGAACTTCGCTCCCGATGGATTTGGTCATGAAATTGCTGAAAAATGCTTACGAGATTTCCTATTAAATTTCGACGGCAGTGATTGGGGTAACAACGGGCCAGGTGTCATAACGCGTGTCATGAATGATGTCTGCAAGACAGCCAACATTGAGTTAATGATGAATGCTAAACGGTGTATGGGATTTCACATAATGCCAAGAGAAGCATTTTATGCGGTACCCTGGAAAAAGTGGGAATATTTCTTTGAAGCACAGTACCTGACTGAAACCCTGAATTTGTTGCGTGATTCGTACATAGCGCATGTATGGAACAAACACTCCAAGCAAAGGCATGTGAAAGTGGGTGCAAACGTAGCTTATGGTATTCTCGCCGAAAAACATTGCCCGAAAGTGTATGCAGCAGCAGGCGAGTATTtttaa
- the LOC120771061 gene encoding lactosylceramide 4-alpha-galactosyltransferase isoform X1 produces the protein MKQIIAKPRLKWILLFLLSLFVISWCLLYGSDINQTDIRYCFMNSFSASPTVSYAQQKYAQNKFDAGPHLLDDIMLTEPKPNASGRSIIFHETSCPNEKLRSRMQYLGSAPINMMDLTAREACAIESAALHNPGFSVFVLFASPAYRDYNNTPPVIEAILSYPNVHLRNLNIWTYAAGTPMYQWLKDGKLFRSSYVLSHLSDFLRYLTLWRWGGTYLDMDVVVLRSLEKLPPNYTGAESTTYLAAGVMNFAPDGFGHEIAEKCLRDFLLNFDGSDWGNNGPGVITRVMNDVCKTANIELMMNAKRCMGFHIMPREAFYAVPWKKWEYFFEAQYLTETLNLLRDSYIAHVWNKHSKQRHVKVGANVAYGILAEKHCPKVYAAAAKSLI, from the exons atgaaacaaattataGCCAAACCCAGATTGAAATGGATACTCCTCTTCCTGCTATCGCTATTTGTAATAAGCTGGTGTCTACTTTATGGTTCAGACATAAATCAAACAGACATACGCTACTGTTTCATGAATAGCTTCAGTGCATCTCCAACAGTTTCATATgcacaacaaaaatatgcacaaaataaGTTTGATGCTGGTCCGCATCTCCTGGACGATATAATGCTTACGGAACCGAAACCAAATGCGAGCGGGCGTAGCATTATCTTTCACGAAACCAGTTGTCCAAATGAAAAACTACGTAGTAGGATGCAATACTTGGGCAGCGCACCAATTAATATGATGGATCTTACCGCACGGGAAGCATGTGCCATTGAATCGGCTGCATTACACAATCCTGGTTTTAgtgtttttgtactttttgcCAGTCCCGCTTACCGTGATTACAATAATACTCCCCCAGTGATAGAAGCGATACTCAGCTACCCAAATGTACATTTACGGAACCTAAATATATGGACTTATGCAGCTGGAACACCTATGTACCAGTGGTTAAAAGATGGGAAACTTTTTCGATCCAg TTATGTGCTATCACACCTTTCCGACTTTTTACGCTATTTAACACTATGGCGTTGGGGTGGCACTTATCTCGATATGGATGTCGTAGTGTTGCGTAGTTTAGAAAAATTGCCACCAAATTATACAGGAGCGGAATCAACAACATACCTCGCAGCAGGGGTAATGAACTTCGCTCCCGATGGATTTGGTCATGAAATTGCTGAAAAATGCTTACGAGATTTCCTATTAAATTTCGACGGCAGTGATTGGGGTAACAACGGGCCAGGTGTCATAACGCGTGTCATGAATGATGTCTGCAAGACAGCCAACATTGAGTTAATGATGAATGCTAAACGGTGTATGGGATTTCACATAATGCCAAGAGAAGCATTTTATGCGGTACCCTGGAAAAAGTGGGAATATTTCTTTGAAGCACAGTACCTGACTGAAACCCTGAATTTGTTGCGTGATTCGTACATAGCGCATGTATGGAACAAACACTCCAAGCAAAGGCATGTGAAAGTGGGTGCAAACGTAGCTTATGGTATTCTCGCCGAAAAACATTGCCCGAAAGTGTATGCAGCAGCAG caaaaagcTTAATATAA